In the genome of Spirochaetia bacterium, one region contains:
- a CDS encoding SEC-C domain-containing protein — protein MQRKQKHRPVSLKGELAHGELGLVDDFKNWCEYSDTRSAYEFASFLRTKKRVANKLLCPCGSGIRYAKCHCHETNKYRKLKKFFIRKELDELLNNLGANRLS, from the coding sequence ATGCAAAGAAAGCAAAAGCATAGGCCAGTATCTTTGAAGGGAGAGTTAGCTCACGGAGAACTTGGTTTGGTCGATGATTTTAAAAACTGGTGTGAATATTCTGATACACGTTCTGCATATGAATTTGCTAGTTTTTTACGTACAAAAAAGCGGGTAGCAAACAAATTACTATGTCCCTGTGGAAGTGGTATTAGGTATGCAAAATGTCATTGCCACGAAACTAATAAATATAGAAAATTGAAAAAATTCTTTATACGCAAAGAATTGGATGAATTGTTAAATAACCTTGGGGCCAATCGTTTATCATAA
- a CDS encoding ABC transporter substrate-binding protein, translating into MSGGEILGRLRAEKANPKADIWYGGSADSFVTAQSEGLLTPYISPNAADISSQQKDPEGYWTGIYIGYLGFICEKQWFEEHNMRYPTSWDDLLDPRFEKQIIVANPGSSSTAYNLLSTMVQMKGEKDGIAYMAALDKQVKQYTSSGSAPAKSVALGECAVGITYLHNGIRLMKEGYTNIALSVPKEGTSYELGSVAIVKGAPHEEAAKKFIDWCLTSECQEIGQKYTNSYQFLTNPASHTPDEAKSLENTKLIHYDFEWSGTNKNRLLEEWNTATKH; encoded by the coding sequence ATGAGTGGTGGTGAAATCTTAGGACGACTACGTGCGGAAAAGGCCAATCCAAAAGCAGATATTTGGTATGGAGGTTCTGCTGATTCATTTGTTACTGCACAATCAGAGGGATTATTGACTCCTTATATTTCTCCCAACGCAGCTGATATCAGTAGTCAACAGAAAGATCCAGAAGGATACTGGACCGGTATCTATATCGGTTATCTAGGGTTTATTTGTGAAAAACAATGGTTTGAGGAACATAACATGAGATATCCTACGAGTTGGGATGATTTGCTTGATCCAAGATTTGAAAAACAAATTATTGTAGCAAATCCAGGTTCTTCAAGTACTGCATATAATCTTCTTTCAACTATGGTTCAGATGAAAGGGGAGAAAGATGGTATTGCGTATATGGCTGCCTTGGACAAACAGGTCAAGCAATATACATCAAGTGGTTCTGCACCAGCAAAATCCGTAGCATTGGGTGAATGTGCAGTCGGAATTACTTATTTGCATAACGGAATTCGTCTTATGAAAGAAGGCTATACAAACATTGCTTTATCAGTACCGAAAGAAGGAACAAGTTATGAATTAGGTTCTGTTGCAATAGTAAAAGGGGCTCCGCACGAAGAGGCTGCAAAAAAATTTATCGATTGGTGTTTGACTTCTGAGTGTCAGGAAATTGGACAGAAATATACAAATTCGTACCAATTCCTTACCAATCCTGCATCACATACACCTGATGAGGCAAAATCACTGGAAAATACAAAGTTGATACATTATGATTTTGAATGGTCGGGAACCAACAAAAATAGGTTGCTTGAAGAGTGGAATACTGCGACTAAGCATTGA